In Symmachiella dynata, the following are encoded in one genomic region:
- a CDS encoding sigma-70 family RNA polymerase sigma factor — protein MNRDVTQILSAIEQGDQAAASELLPLIYDELRRLAASRMKQERSGQTLQPTALVHEAFLRLVGDNSKQWDGRGHFFAAAAEAMRRILIENARRKGRIKRGGELNRHDLDDNESITNPENVDDLLALDEALEKLAQQDSQLSKLVELRYFTGLTIEETAEVLGVSPRTTKRNWSYARAWLQREMGK, from the coding sequence ATGAACCGTGATGTCACTCAAATCCTTTCCGCCATCGAGCAGGGCGATCAGGCAGCAGCGAGCGAACTGTTGCCGCTGATTTACGATGAACTGCGTCGATTGGCAGCGAGCCGCATGAAACAAGAGAGATCGGGGCAAACGCTACAGCCAACGGCCCTGGTCCATGAAGCATTTCTCCGGCTTGTGGGAGATAACTCAAAGCAGTGGGACGGGCGCGGGCACTTTTTTGCGGCCGCCGCCGAAGCAATGCGTCGGATTCTGATTGAGAACGCGCGTCGCAAGGGCCGTATCAAACGGGGGGGCGAACTCAATCGCCACGACTTAGACGACAATGAATCGATCACCAATCCCGAGAATGTCGACGACCTGCTCGCATTGGACGAGGCACTCGAAAAACTGGCCCAACAAGACAGTCAGTTATCAAAGCTCGTCGAGCTGCGGTACTTCACCGGCCTAACCATCGAAGAAACAGCCGAGGTTCTAGGAGTTTCTCCGCGCACAACCAAACGCAACTGGTCCTACGCCCGTGCGTGGCTTCAACGGGAGATGGGTAAATAA
- a CDS encoding serine/threonine protein kinase — MADLSERTIFLQAIEEENLDDRLAYLDSVCGDDKDLRASVEALLAAHNGPATLLDHPIGSDGSRPSPSHFELGEPIDHIGMQIGPYKLLELIGEGSFGLVFVAEQEHPIRRRVALKILKPELGSKEVLARFEAERQAVAMMNHPNIAQVFDAGVTPNGRPYFAMELVRGLPITQLCDKQRLNIRERLEVMVDVCSAVHHAHQKGIIHRDLKPSNVMVTLHDGKPVAKVIDFGVAKALGEKLTNKTVYTRFFSMVGTPLYMSPEQAEMSGLDVDTRSDIFSLGGILYELLTGDTPFDRERLDSAGLDELRQIIRKEEPPRPSLRLSTSRNSLTTIADRRHVDPRGLASTLQGDLDWIVMKSLDKDRSRRYDSAASLAQDIRRYLNSEPINARPPSTFYRLQKYARRHRVALVTAALVGITMIFGTAASLWQMSNAISERNDKDAALQAATQAKAEAIAAKQKVEQFAENLVKANELVVSGQSHADAGRWASASRDYEAAVTIQPSYYLPRVQRAQLFTRLGLWPEAAKDFAMAIETGASTSQSQWWGVPALFLYTGQNDAFRQISEQRRDQIVADTTHPQWMLLRDIAVSSEAASTEDYKTFLAIALEWLSEQRSAGKPPPPGPPPGRRDHGEGQDGRSGRPPRHDAFGRVVQPDSTPRCVCQYITAMVYLRAGESDAAVDLLQKAAQDPRWPAKYLIHAPIALAHYGSGNVKQAREALDRSEAMLLEQLSASGERPLNGMVSPWFDQIEGLQIYHEASQVIGGTPSSLTLKLDQRRAASLKLLKGRQL, encoded by the coding sequence ATGGCCGATTTATCCGAACGCACAATTTTCTTACAAGCGATCGAAGAGGAAAACCTCGACGATCGCTTGGCCTATTTGGACTCTGTGTGCGGTGATGATAAGGATTTGCGTGCCTCGGTCGAAGCCCTTCTTGCTGCCCACAACGGACCTGCTACGTTGTTGGACCACCCGATCGGTTCCGACGGCAGTCGCCCGTCGCCATCTCACTTCGAATTGGGCGAACCGATCGATCACATTGGCATGCAGATCGGTCCCTACAAATTGTTGGAGTTGATTGGCGAAGGCAGTTTTGGCCTCGTTTTCGTGGCCGAACAAGAACACCCCATACGTCGCAGAGTGGCATTGAAAATCCTCAAGCCAGAACTGGGGTCGAAGGAGGTGCTCGCACGGTTCGAGGCCGAGCGCCAGGCCGTCGCGATGATGAATCACCCGAACATTGCTCAGGTGTTTGATGCGGGTGTTACGCCAAATGGACGGCCCTACTTTGCGATGGAACTGGTCCGCGGGCTGCCGATCACCCAGTTATGCGATAAACAGCGACTGAACATCCGCGAGCGACTGGAGGTCATGGTCGATGTCTGTTCGGCGGTTCACCATGCTCATCAAAAAGGCATCATCCATCGCGACTTGAAGCCATCCAACGTGATGGTGACACTGCATGACGGCAAACCGGTCGCCAAAGTCATTGACTTCGGGGTGGCCAAGGCGCTCGGTGAAAAACTGACCAACAAGACTGTCTATACTCGCTTTTTCTCCATGGTCGGTACACCATTGTATATGAGTCCTGAGCAAGCCGAAATGAGTGGCTTGGACGTCGATACACGCAGTGACATATTCTCGCTGGGTGGGATCTTATATGAATTACTCACCGGCGACACTCCATTCGACCGCGAGCGATTGGACTCAGCTGGTTTGGATGAGCTGCGGCAAATCATTCGAAAAGAAGAACCCCCTCGCCCCAGTTTGCGACTTTCCACCAGTCGCAACTCTCTAACCACGATCGCGGATCGGCGGCATGTCGATCCGCGCGGCCTTGCCTCGACCTTACAGGGCGACCTGGATTGGATCGTGATGAAGTCGCTCGATAAGGACCGGTCTCGCCGTTACGACTCCGCCGCATCGCTTGCCCAAGATATTCGACGTTATCTCAACAGCGAACCGATCAATGCTCGCCCACCGAGCACCTTTTATCGACTCCAAAAGTACGCCCGGCGTCATCGTGTGGCACTCGTGACCGCCGCGCTTGTCGGAATCACAATGATTTTTGGAACAGCCGCAAGCCTTTGGCAGATGTCGAATGCAATCAGCGAGCGGAACGATAAGGACGCGGCACTGCAAGCGGCGACGCAAGCGAAAGCCGAAGCGATTGCGGCCAAACAAAAAGTTGAACAGTTTGCGGAGAACCTCGTCAAAGCCAACGAACTGGTCGTTAGCGGTCAGTCACATGCCGATGCGGGGCGTTGGGCCTCCGCTTCGCGAGACTACGAAGCGGCTGTCACGATTCAGCCAAGTTACTATCTGCCGCGCGTTCAAAGAGCACAGCTTTTTACAAGATTGGGACTTTGGCCCGAAGCAGCCAAGGATTTCGCCATGGCGATCGAAACCGGTGCCTCGACTTCGCAATCGCAGTGGTGGGGCGTTCCTGCGTTGTTTCTCTATACAGGCCAGAACGATGCATTTCGTCAAATCTCTGAGCAACGCCGGGATCAAATTGTTGCAGATACGACGCATCCACAATGGATGCTGTTGCGCGACATCGCGGTGAGCAGCGAAGCTGCGTCGACGGAGGACTATAAGACATTCCTTGCGATTGCCTTGGAGTGGCTGTCTGAGCAGAGGTCCGCTGGGAAGCCACCGCCGCCTGGCCCACCACCAGGCAGACGCGATCACGGAGAAGGACAGGATGGTCGGTCGGGGCGACCTCCAAGGCACGATGCATTTGGTCGCGTTGTGCAGCCCGATAGTACTCCGCGTTGTGTGTGTCAGTACATTACAGCGATGGTTTATCTTCGCGCCGGGGAGTCGGATGCCGCAGTGGACTTGCTGCAGAAGGCCGCGCAGGACCCTCGTTGGCCCGCAAAGTACTTGATTCACGCCCCCATCGCATTGGCCCACTATGGTAGCGGCAATGTCAAACAAGCTAGAGAAGCGCTTGATCGATCCGAGGCGATGCTCCTGGAGCAGCTCTCAGCTTCCGGTGAGCGGCCATTGAACGGCATGGTGTCCCCATGGTTCGACCAGATCGAAGGGTTGCAGATTTACCACGAAGCATCGCAAGTTATCGGCGGCACACCATCGTCTTTAACGTTAAAACTCGATCAACGACGAGCAGCATCGCTAAAATTGCTCAAGGGGCGCCAACTGTAG